catgagatacagtctggtgacagacagacggacagtggagtcttagtgatagggtcccgtttttgggtacggaaccctaaaaacgcaagGAAGTTTACAGGAATGACAAGAAATGACGAACGTTGGCAGAGATTTTATGACAACATAGTTTCATAGCAAAAATGTAATGATTCTCAATTCATATCCGTAAAAttagtatatttactatattactGAGTTTACAATTCCATTTCATTTCAACAAATGATTCTGTATTTTAACTGACATAATATCTTTCTATGTtttcaattactttaatttttaattatttatattttcatcTTAAATCTTTTTCTGAATACTTTTTCTCTTACTCATTTTAGAGGGTAGCCGAGAATTTCTAATAAATTTATAAGAAGtcaatttataaattatttttctgaatccgaattttaatttcatttacatttaattatacaggatgtttggtacatcgttcgccaaattaaaacggcagataggtggagtcatttgctatcttctcatgagtagaaaaaaaaatagcccacgatttttctCACTACTGCGCGCgtaacaatttgaaatttacgaaaaactggcGTAGAGCTGAAAAAACGTGCGATTTTTTTTCctaggcatgagaagatagTAAATTATTCAACCAATCTGCCATTTTAATTTGGCGaacgatgtacagtcagcagcaatagttgctaagcgggcgaggtgttcaaaattatcttgacgcgactttattgttaagagaataagagcgcgtcaaggtaattttgaacacctcgcccgcttagcaacttctgctgctgactgtaccaaacAATTTGTGTGTCTAGAGTCACCATTAAAAATTCTCGGTCaacaataaaaccaaaataaaaacctgtaaaagaaaataattagtaaaaaatatttttccgccAATAATTCAATTTTACTTTGGcacttattttaatatttacattaatttttCTCTCTTGCAACCCATCACCCTCGAGTTGAAATCTACTAAAATGGTAGTTTTTTTGGAGTACTGGCAACACTGCCTTACATTTGGTGCATGCATGGGGGGTCTGTAAGATTTATAActctatataataaaaatatacacttACCGCGCGGTAAGCGAGGCCTTTCTAAAGCTTATTAGGCCACTGATAGATTGTTTTGTTATAATTTTGATCAGCTTAAAATAATGTCTAACCTTATATAGTTTTGAGAAGTATTGGTGTGACCATTTGACGATTTTGTTAACATCTTTTGACTCTCGGCTGTTGACAGAAAGTATATCCTCAACTTTTTGTATAACTTctaatttaatactttattcGTACAAAATGTATATCATTTATGATTTGATCGCCTCAATTTATTGAATAGATTATAGATTCGAAATGTAGCTCTTCTCATGGGACCTAAGTTTCTAGGCAATTCATTGCAGCTTCAACctagtacagatgtagtgcataattattttcactACATCTGTGTTACTTTTTTCTGCATCAAAATTAATACCAATACGTAGTCGTAAGTCGTAGACggactatttttagggttccgtacctcaaaaggaaaaaacggaacccttataggatcactcgttcgTCTGTCTATCCGACTATTCCCCcgttttatctccgaaactactgggtctaaaattttgaacaaaatacacaaaacagttctttacctatagatgacaggaaaacctattagaaatgagcagtcaagcgtgagtcggatttaacttagtttttgatccgacccctacgggttttttaaagacatttcattcaaaaaatacattattaaaaattggataatgtacccttggaacgcgagtccgactcgcacttggccgtttttttcaCTGTGCCTCGTTTTGCCTGCCCCGGCAAGGTTACCTGGCCTCTATTCGTGATTCAATAGGACTTGTTGGTTATATGTTGGCATTTCATCGGCTAAGGATGGCTGCATTGCCGCGTTTCGAGCTTGAGGCTGTATATAAGTGAATCATACCTATAACTATAATCGTCAAGTGATCacatcgccgccgccgccgccgctcagCCGGCCGCCCGCTACAAACACGCCGGCAACAGTGAGTCAGTCAGCCGCTAGGTGTCGCTGGCCAAACACTTCATATAGTTGTTCTAGTCGCGATACACGTTAAATGtctttgatacagttttaaaaataataaaaaaatgtgtataaaaatgtaataaaaaactgTATCAGAGATAATGTGCGAGTTTTAATTCATTACAAAGACGATATCgagaataaaaattataaaaatcgcTGTGCATTGAAAAACAAATACATTCGCTTGCATTTTAgagcgggattcgaacccggatcTCTTAAAAAAACTTCACGGTTATTGATATGTAAATCTTTTTAGTGAATATTTGTTATATCACTTATATCTCTGCATTGATATATGTCTGTTTAAGCCATTAATTTTccatcgggaatcgaacccggtaAGCAGCTGAAAATATTAAAGATTCTATtagaatatattaaattaaaaatataatgcatttaaaatgtattaaattaaaaacgagGCAATGTCAAATAAGGCAtcacgggattcgaacccattataagctttatatttttaaatattataagctTCTTGGCAGTAGAATAATACTATCggaaatttgtaaaaatatataaaatattaacattaatcACATCTAGCTAGCTTTTTATACAATTATTTGTCTATAATGTATCATTCAATTTTGCTGTAGCACTGACTATATATTATAATCATGAAAAGTTCATGATTTTGATATGAAACTCTGAGTTCTTTTTCCACTTTTTGCTTCCAAGAGGAATCTGTTATCTATTCCCGCTTTTATGCAATTTTCTTtcactaattattaataacagtTCTCAAATATCTAAGCGTAACTGCAATGTATGacttgttaattatttttatagtcTTTAAGTATGTAATTAGTACATAAGCTTTGCATTTACTTCGCTTCTTGAATCTTTATATATCGATTTAAGTTAATACTAATGTTATGTACGAAAAGTGTATATGCTATATGTCCAAAACTGCCCTTTAATATAACTAATATATGATATGTAAGCATTGCCTCTGTTGAttctaatttgttattattgcaAATATTTCTTTAACTGTCTCAGTCAAGCCAGTAGGTTTATAGATAACCTTGAAGctaaatttacttaattagaAAGCAATTTACTCGTATCTGCATAtgtttatttcaattatttctgTCATATGGGCAGTGTGATAAAGTATGAAGTCTATAGACATTCTTTTAGAttcatccatactaatattatataattataataatttataaatgcgaaagtgtgtctgtctgtctgttacctcttcacgcttaaaccgctgaaccgatttagttgaaatttggcatagagatagttcgAGTCCCGGTGAAGAACATAggttagtttttatgtcggaaatcatTCCTGAAgtgcaaaggggggtggaattgaaACAGTTAATGAAGTGCCTaataatttgtgtaagaatgtcctataatatttatttattatcataccccggccggcgagagcaaaaatgcgtctactcctagtgcttaattaaatatcgactattctatcgacatatggatgtcgatagaatagtcgacttttaattaagcacaattttttttttaaactgagctattagtatttgttatttatttcaacttgatacctccacgcgtttctaagaataaccctaaaacaattttaaactgaataaatacaaacacttggttttaattttgtttacaacaataattaatacttctgcatatcataacggtggtccagtacatcgtgttgtttttatcgacatcgaccaaagtgtgtgtcctcgcactattaagctgtcaacgcatttttgctctcgccggccggggtatgtttattatttatttatatcacctcctccatacagtcagcagcagaagttgctaagcgggcgaggtgttcaaaattaccttgacacgctcttattctcttaacaataaagtcgcgtcaagattattttgaccacctcgcccgcttagcaactattgctgctgactgtacatataagaTCAAATGTAGCAGAGGAACCTTAAGCTATATCTCTCCTATTTGTAGattgtacaaaaaatatacatacatacactctCTTCTACGACATCAGTCAGAAGAATTGAAGtgtcataaaatgtaataatttataaaaactcGTCTGTTCAGCCCGTCACTACGATATCACACTGCCCAAGATGACATTACAAATTACAACCACGAATAAAAGTTACATCAGTCATATTCATTAATTAGCATGAAATCGCTTCAGACAATCCAAACACACAAAATTGACCATATACGTGAAACATTTGAACTGTtaacacagaataagtaatagtactaccgtacagaaaggacacttcctacaaaaccgaagtttgacagcgattcaaggtcgaatcatgatatccctaacttatggcactataccttccggctatttagggttgtcaaaattcaagccattatcttatctgtggtcgtgcacgcaaagggacgtcaagttgagtcaaccctaataattgctcggagcaatgctgagccgaacggagccgagtttgcccgaagttaggagtgtctccccactgatgTTACTTGGCATCCGATTGAGCAAAAATTTGGCATAATCATTCAATATTATCGTGTAGTTCATTGTAAGTAGCATAGAGAAAATAAGATTTTGgcaaaaattgaatttttggtacaagcttttatcgctgactgtacttttcttacgacagacaactaatactcatcgagtcaattctaaaaacccctaacacgattttaggttgcgttgtttcatcacagagttcctatggccacctcctgtctccatcattagatcagttcgacagtaccatattattgtattgtcatcagaactacatacagctgccaattttcatgacgctatgatccttggaagatggttaaattagttaccttagattccattacatagttacatacaggtcgacctaataaaagcttgtttaaaatacatagattgctcactccatacatcagtttgggtaccaaaaagactattaatttcagtgtctacatctagcatcgagtagcggaactatcagtactgctacttgacaatagatgtagcaccgaccgagtGTTGAGcattagtctttttggtaccaaaactgatgtatggagtgagcactcttgtcttagtatatttctctatggtaatagaAACTAAATTGTTCATAATGTAAtctacaaaacaagaaaattgcgtttttgtcggtgaaatactgcgtttatgtatatagtttccatacaatatttttttttataaaatgcaaGGAATCGAACGGTaaccttacttatttcgtttttgaaagtttaaaacaaaatttacattttgaaactttcaggtttcatatattattttaatatccacattccacattatagtaataaattgctcatttgctatatatctattttactagattccgttataaaattcaacatgtcatCATACCTATTAACTTGAAGTGATGAAATGAGTGATGTAACTgatatcctggtcacggcaccgcCCGCCccgcgcacgccccgccccgctcacCTGCTCTCTCTTTCTCTCCTTGTCGTCCTTCTCTCGCTTGCGCAGCTCGGCCACGTGCTCGTTGAAGTATGTGACGCGGTCGCGCGGCTTGTCGATCCCCTTGAAGCGGTCGTCGCGGCCATGTTTGCTCGAGAAGTCGTTGAACGACGATCTGAGGGAAGACGGATGATAAgatttattcaacatttattcagcaaatggGCCACAAGGACACTAAACACgttaacattgaatttacaagcaaaaaccggccaagtgcgagtcggactcgcgcacggagggttccgcaccatcaacaaaaaatagagcagaaaatcgtgttagttgtatgggagccgcccttaaatattcattttgttttatttttagtatttgttgttatagcggcaacagaaatacatcatctgtgaaaatgtcaactgtctagctatcacggttcgtgagatacagcctggtgacagacggacggacggacagcggagtcttagtaatagggtcccgttttttaccctttgggtacggaaccctaaaaaacaaagacacaaaaactataatctaaaattatttagaggtgtaaatgtctctaagtacTCACTTGGAGTGCAGCTTCGCCTCTTCCATAAGCTGTTTGAAGGCGTTCTTTTTCTGctgtaatttgtttttcttttccttGCGTTCCTCCTCAGCGCGTTCGCGCACATACTTGTTGTATACCTGACGACatattcaatcaatcaatcaatcagtttatttgcaataaaacatGCAAGCaaatgggttaatcaactttttcttgtcacacgttgctgtGGTTACGGTCTCGTGAGTCactaaaattctaggtttttcgtattgaaattaaccaaacttgcattttgtgGTAGTtataagcagggatgttgcggatgccgattttttgacatccgcggatgcggatgcggatgtcaagataggtacataaaaaacgtcaaatattacattttagtaatttttatttcaaaaaaccggccaagtgcgagtcggactcgcgttccaagggttccgtacaataagtcccactcacgcttgactgctaatttctaataggtttttttggctaattactaaattacctagcagtctagcacttccgccgacgctaagacgttcctgtaccgaactgttccacatccgcattaaatccgcatcgattttatgcggatgcggatgttgaaaataatgcggaagttccgcggttgcggatgcggatgcggatgttcgcaacatccctggttataagacctttccataatgggacatctactgagcatgttagtagaacacggtacagcagttcttctaacagtctatgctactattgtctcctcgctgatgggacagaataacaacaagaaatagttgattgaccctaaTACAATtatatggtgcacaataaattttttttatcaattattaGCCTataagagtgtcccactgctgggcaaaggcctttccccttgatttccacgaTTCCCGGTTTGGTGTTTCCTCTGGTCAGTTGTtcaggtcgtcccgccatctccgtttgggccTGGCGTCCACGTCCCTCTACCGGCATCTACTTGGTGGCTAAGCTAGCACCTCTCCGGATGCATGCGGTAGACGTGACctgcccagtcccatttgagcCTAGCGGTTTTCTCGCCTACGTCAGCAATGCGGGTTTTAGAGCGTAGCGTGGTGTTTCTAATGCGATCAGTTAGATTAACACCTAAAATGCTGCGCTCCATAGCGCGTTGGCAAACCTTCAGTTTGGACTGAATCTCTGTGAGTGACCAAGTTTGCGCGCCGTAGGTTAGAACAGGCAGAATACACATGTCAACGAGTTTGCGCTTCAGTGACAATGGAAGGGTACCCTTCATTAGCTCTTTCATGGACCAGTAGCTCTTCCAGGCATTTTGAACACGGCGCTCAACTTCCTTGTATTGCCTGTTACTGAAAGAGACTAGCTGGCccaagtagatgtattctttttttttttttttttttttaaatatctttattcatgtaggcctagcaacaagcacttatgaatcgtaacatacttataattaagctaattatcagagcaatttattgatgttattattccataataatattggattattatacaaatcaaatttaacacaaatttaagaatttcacaaaaggatcgtcaaacatgaaaaaaaaattgtataaaaaatactagtctagaatgtttctagaataaaatctaaatgtcaaataaataaataaaaaacacaaaagaagtacaaacatcggaatattcggaatatcaatttcctcatcattaatcaaatatacctaatatataaataatcatttcgaataacaattaatcccacgttgttttatcattcatgtagtcttgtgtggtataattgGTGGTATATTCGTCAACATAGTGTATGATCTTTTCTGCCGAGGTAGGttggcgctcgaacgcagtgagaccTTTATGTAGTGCTATATTTGTCagtgtgtgtgtctgtgtgtgtgtacctGCTTCCGCTACTCGGATGTGAGCAGCAGGTACCGGCAGTCGCACACGATCTGCTTGTACCTTTATGTAGTGCTATAtttgtcaatgtgtgtgtgtgtgtggtgtgtgtgtgtgtgtgtgtacctgcTTGCGCTCCTCGGAGGTGAGCAGCAGGTACCGGCAGTCGCACACGATCTGCTTGTACCTTTATGTAGTGCTATAtttgtcaatgtgtgtgtgtgtgtggtgtgtgtgtgtgtgtgtgtacctgcTTGCGCTCCTCGGAGGTGAGCAGCAGGTACCGGCAGTCGCACACAATCTGCTTGTACCTTTATGTAGTGCTATAtttgtcaatgtgtgtgtgtgtgtggtgtgtgtgtgtgtacctgcTTCCGCTCTTCGGATGTGAGCAGCAGGTACCGGCAGTCGCACACGATCTGCTTGTACCTTTATGTAGTGCTATAtttgtcaatgtgtgtgtgtgtgtgtggtgtgtgtgtgtgtgtgtgtacctgcTTGCGCTCCTCGGAGGTGAGCAGCAGGTACCGGCAGTCGCACACGATCTTCTTGAGCTCCTTCTCCCAGGTGCTGAACGCGGACACGTCCCGCTCCTGCAGCATCTGCCGGAACACGCGGATGCGCTGGTCGAGCGGCACGAGCGCTATGTGaacagtgtgtgtgtgtgtgtgtacctgcTTGCGCTCCTCGGAGGTGAGCAGCAGGTACCGGCAGTCGCACACGATCTTCTTGAGCTCCTTCTCCCAGGTGCTGAACGCGGACACGTCCCGCTCCTGCAGCATCTGCCGGAACACGCGGATGCGCTGGTCGAGCGGCACGAGCGCTATGTGaacagtgtgtgtgtgtgtgtgtacctgcTTGCGCTCCTCGGAGGTGAGCAGCAGGTACCGGCAGTCGCACACGATCTTCTTGAGCTCCTTCTCCCAGGTGCTGAACGCGGACACGTCCCGCTCCTGCAGCATCTGCCGGAACACGCGGATGCGCTGGTCGAGCGGCACGAGCGCTATGTGaacagtgtgtgtgtgtgtgtgtacctgcTTGCGCTCCTCGGAGGTGAGCAGCAGGTACCGGCAGTCGCACACGATCTTCTTGAGCTCCTTCTCCCAGGTGCTGAACGCGGACACGTCCCGCTCCTGCAGCATCTGCCGGAACACGCGGATGCGCTGGTCGAGCGGCACGAGCGCTATGTGaacagtgtgtgtgtgtgtgtgtacctgcTTGCGCTCCTCGGAGGTGAGCAGCAGGTACCGGCAGTCGCACACGATCTTCTTGAGCTCCTTCTCCCAGGTGCTGAACGCGGACACGTCCCGCTCCTGCAGCATCTGCCGGAACACGCGGATGCGCTGGTCGAGCGGCACGAGCGCTATGTGaacagtgtgtgtgtgtgtgtgtacctgcTTGCGCTCCTCGGAGGTGAGCAGCAGGTACCGGCAGTCGCACACGATCTTCTTGAGCTCCTTCTCCCAGGTGCTGAACGCGGACACGTCCCGCTCCTGCAGCATCTGCCGGAACACGCGGATGCGCTGGTCGAGCGGCACGAGCGCTATGTGaacagtgtgtgtgtgtgtgtgtacctgcTTGCGCTCCTCGGAGGTGAGCAGCAGGTACCGGCAGTCGCACACGATCTTCTTGAGCTCCTTCTCCCAGGTGCTGAACGCGGACACGTCCCGCTCCTGCAGCATCTGCCGGAACACGCGGATGCGCTGGTCGAGCGGCACGAGCGCTATGTGaacagtgtgtgtgtgtgtgtgtacctgcTTGCGCTCCTCGGAGGTGAGCAGCAGGTACCGGCAGTCGCACACGATCTTCTTGAGCTCCTTCTCCCAGGTGCTGAACGCGGACACGTCCCGCTCCTGCAGCATCTGCCGGAACACGCGGATGCGCTGGTCGAGCGGCACGAGCGCTATGTGaacagtgtgtgtgtgtgtgtgtacctgcTTGCGCTCCTCGGAGGTGAGCAGCAGGTACCGGCAGTCGCACACGATCTTCTTGAGCTCCTTCTCCCAGGTGCTGAACGCGGACACGTCCCGCTCCTGCAGCATCTGCCGGAACACGCGGATGCGCTGGTCGAGCGGCACGAGCGCCCGCtggcgc
The DNA window shown above is from Cydia amplana chromosome 25, ilCydAmpl1.1, whole genome shotgun sequence and carries:
- the LOC134659593 gene encoding trichohyalin-like isoform X2 codes for the protein MACPPAAVTQYFQRKEASTTPTATKPANGDLKRSADSSSEDSDAEPAKKAKPEEAATKKPASATSSSLIDAGKEARIEAEARAARQRALVPLDQRIRVFRQMLQERDVSAFSTWEKELKKIVCDCRYLLLTSEERKQVHTHTHTVHIALVPLDQRIRVFRQMLQERDVSAFSTWEKELKKIVCDCRYLLLTSEERKQVHTHTHTVHIALVPLDQRIRVFRQMLQERDVSAFSTWEKELKKIVCDCRYLLLTSEERKQVHTHTHTVHIALVPLDQRIRVFRQMLQERDVSAFSTWEKELKKIVCDCRYLLLTSEERKQVHTHTHTVHIALVPLDQRIRVFRQMLQERDVSAFSTWEKELKKIVCDCRYLLLTSEERKQVHTHTHTVHIALVPLDQRIRVFRQMLQERDVSAFSTWEKELKKIVCDCRYLLLTSEERKQVHTHTHTVHIALVPLDQRIRVFRQMLQERDVSAFSTWEKELKKIVCDCRYLLLTSEERKQVHTHTHTVHIALVPLDQRIRVFRQMLQERDVSAFSTWEKELKKIVCDCRYLLLTSEERKQVHTHTHTVHIALVPLDQRIRVFRQMLQERDVSAFSTWEKELKKIVCDCRYLLLTSEERKQVYNKYVRERAEEERKEKKNKLQQKKNAFKQLMEEAKLHSKSSFNDFSSKHGRDDRFKGIDKPRDRVTYFNEHVAELRKREKDDKERKREQAKSDFIALLKEKSIDRHARWADAKKKVDSEARYKAVESSTLREDYFREYCKIVKEERKKDKDQKEKERDRSSSKKEKKDKEREKDKDKEKDKEEKRDKDGKKEKKKEKGSEPEAATGSEAEAEAEAEADSDAESEAARERAARAQASIKEREREVQRALATSLRDRDKEREYHKRDEAVQHFNALLADLVRNPDLAWREAKKQLKKDHRYAAAELLTKEDKERLFSSHTSTLATRRRDKLRALLTEMGVAPTAHWRDVRARLRAEPTAPVYTSADKMEREFRDFQRDRQSAAKTALRQLLQETRSITHKTLASMKDVPGGEQLLPVHDMLKHDARYV
- the LOC134659593 gene encoding transcription elongation regulator 1-like isoform X1 — encoded protein: MKDLEELQAKIAEEKGEKPEKNKMDIDGKVEVIDVEAHAEAVAAAEAERVRQQQEREMADREAAEREAAEQEKKEKEEKEKEKAKRKNKPISIMPISGTPWCLVWSGDGRVFFYNPTAHTSFWERPEQLVGRADVDRAMACPPAAVTQYFQRKEASTTPTATKPANGDLKRSADSSSEDSDAEPAKKAKPEEAATKKPASATSSSLIDAGKEARIEAEARAARQRALVPLDQRIRVFRQMLQERDVSAFSTWEKELKKIVCDCRYLLLTSEERKQVHTHTHTVHIALVPLDQRIRVFRQMLQERDVSAFSTWEKELKKIVCDCRYLLLTSEERKQVHTHTHTVHIALVPLDQRIRVFRQMLQERDVSAFSTWEKELKKIVCDCRYLLLTSEERKQVHTHTHTVHIALVPLDQRIRVFRQMLQERDVSAFSTWEKELKKIVCDCRYLLLTSEERKQVHTHTHTVHIALVPLDQRIRVFRQMLQERDVSAFSTWEKELKKIVCDCRYLLLTSEERKQVHTHTHTVHIALVPLDQRIRVFRQMLQERDVSAFSTWEKELKKIVCDCRYLLLTSEERKQVHTHTHTVHIALVPLDQRIRVFRQMLQERDVSAFSTWEKELKKIVCDCRYLLLTSEERKQVHTHTHTVHIALVPLDQRIRVFRQMLQERDVSAFSTWEKELKKIVCDCRYLLLTSEERKQVHTHTHTVHIALVPLDQRIRVFRQMLQERDVSAFSTWEKELKKIVCDCRYLLLTSEERKQVYNKYVRERAEEERKEKKNKLQQKKNAFKQLMEEAKLHSKSSFNDFSSKHGRDDRFKGIDKPRDRVTYFNEHVAELRKREKDDKERKREQAKSDFIALLKEKSIDRHARWADAKKKVDSEARYKAVESSTLREDYFREYCKIVKEERKKDKDQKEKERDRSSSKKEKKDKEREKDKDKEKDKEEKRDKDGKKEKKKEKGSEPEAATGSEAEAEAEAEADSDAESEAARERAARAQASIKEREREVQRALATSLRDRDKEREYHKRDEAVQHFNALLADLVRNPDLAWREAKKQLKKDHRYAAAELLTKEDKERLFSSHTSTLATRRRDKLRALLTEMGVAPTAHWRDVRARLRAEPTAPVYTSADKMEREFRDFQRDRQSAAKTALRQLLQETRSITHKTLASMKDVPGGEQLLPVHDMLKHDARYV